AGTGATGTATGTTTTTTCACTCAAACCTTTTTCAGGCTTCATTACAGTCTACGCATTATACTTCATCCTGCCTGAAACTTCGAAGTTTTGAGTGCAGTGTTATTGCGGCAGCGGTTGATTCAGAATAAATTCACAATTGTGAATATATTTAATGTTAAATATAGTTATCGAGAAATTACCTTATTGAAAAGCACATTAAAAACTGGATAGAACTGGTGCCCGGATATAGAAACCGATAAAGAAACCGATGAAGAAAGCAGTGAAGAAACCAATGAAGAAACCGATAAAAACCGGCTTCATTCCTCTGAATTTTCTTTAGAATCTTCTTTATCATCTGTTTGGTTTTCTGCTTTATCGTCTGCTTTATCTTCTGCTTTATTATCTGTTTGCTCTTCGGCGCAGCCGGTATTGCACTTTTTTTCTATCCCACGGGCACTTACGCAGATTTCACAGATCCTTACTACAAAATCAGAAACCTTATTGTCGATCAGATCCTGAGCAAGCTTTTCAATTAACTCCTTCGTCTCGCCCTGAAATTCAATCCTGTATCCTCTTTTTCCTGAGATATACTGGGAAACTGCCGATGGAGCAATCCCAAGCAGCTTTGCTGCTGTTGCCTGTGATTGTCCTCTCTTTACAAGTTCGATTGCGAGACTGGCTCTTATTGCGGGAACCAGATCCCACACAATCTTCTGACACGGAGTTTCCATATTTATCATCCTTTTTTAATGTTTACAATTGAGAAGATATAGCTTAAGTACATATATTTATTATCATTATAAAAAATAATAATAAGATTACATAGATAGCGATATAGGAAGCAAAAATCCAGTCAGATGGCTCTGTTTCAAGAGTATCCAGATTACTTTCGGAAAACCTTTTAAAACCTATTAAAGGTTCTAAAACTTATTAAAGTGCCTTCTTCTCGGCATATATGATAAAACTTAAATAGTCACAATTGTTATGGCTATTCACAATTGTGAAGGTGAAAATGTGAGCACTGAAAATAAGGCAGTTTACATGGACAACTCGGCTACAACTCCTGTAAGAAAAGAGGTTGTCGAAGCGATGCTTCCTTATATGACCGAGAATTTTGGAAACCCTTCTTCAATTTATGAGATCGGAAAAACCTCAAAACATGCAATAAACTTGGCAAGGAAAAAGGTTGCTGATGCGCTCGGGGCTGAAGAAAACGAGATTTATTTCACATCCGGGGGCACGGAATCCGATAACTGGGCAATTAAGGGAATAGCCTTTGCAAACCGGGACAAAGGAAAACACATTATCACCTCTTCTATTGAACACCATGCAGTGCTGCATACCTGCGCCTGGCTGGAAGGGCAGGGCTTTGAGGTAACCTACCTGCCTGTGGACAAATACGGAATGGTGTCTCCTGACGAACTCAGAAAAGCAATTCGGGATGACACCATCCTTATTTCCATAATGTTTGCAAACAACGAAATCGGGACAATCCAGCCTATAAAGGAAATCGGAGAAATCGCTAAAGAGAATCAGATATATTTCCATACGGATGCGGTGCAGGCAATAGGTCATGTCCCTATAGATGTCAAAAAGCTCAATATTGATCTTCTTTCTCTTTCGGGACATAAGTTCGAAGGTCCAAAAGGTTGTGGAGCTCTCTACATCCGGAAAGGGGTGAAAATAGATCCTCTTCTACACGGCGGGGCACAGGAAAGAAAGCGTAGGGCAGGAACCGAAAATGTCCCTGGCATTGTTGGTCTTGGAAAAGCTATAGAGCTTGCAACGGCTGAAATCGAGGAATCAAACAGAACCCTGCTGAAACTTAGAGATCGCCTTATCGAAGGGCTTTTGAAAATCCCGAAAACCCATCTTAACGGGCATCCTACACAGAGGCTTGCAAACAACGTAAATGTCACATTCGAGTATATAGAGGGCGAATCGCTCCTGCTGCTGTTGAACGCGAAAGGAATCTATGCATCTACGGGAAGCGCATGTAATTCTTCTTCTCTTGAACCCTCGCATGTACTTACAGCCTGCGGAGTCCCGCACGAAATTATTCATGGCTCGCTAAGACTCAGTCTTGGAAGAATGAATACCAGCGAAGATGTGGACAGGGTACTTGAAGTTGTACCTGAGATTGTGCAAAAGCTCAGGAATATGTCTCCACTGACTCCGAAAGAGTACAGGACTCTTTGAGAGGCAACAGCAGCAATGCAGGTCGGCAATTGAAAAAGGAAGACCATTTTAAAGATGTTTAAATTGTTTTTTTGAACAGTCAGAAATTGAGAGAACAGAGTTGAAAAATTGAGAGAATAGAATTGAAATAACACTGGAGGACAGCAAATGGACTACAGCCTTAAAGTAATGGATCATTTCTCAAATCCGAGAAACATGGGAATCATTGAAGACAGTGATGGAGTAGGAGAGGTCGGAAACGCGAAGTGTGGAGACATAATGAAAATTTATCTCAAAGTTGAGGATAACCGGATTGTGGATGTGAAGTTCCAGACCTTCGGATGCGGAGCTGCGATTGCGTCAAGCAGTATGGCGACCGAACTTATTAAAGGAAAAACGCTGGAGGAAGCCTGGAAACTTTCAAACAAAGCTGTTGCCGAGGCTCTTGACGGACTTCCTCCAATAAAGATGCACTGTTCAATGCTTGCAGAAGAGGCGATCCACGCGGCTATTAACGATTATCTCAGGAAAAAGGGACTTGAGCCGTGGGATGACTGATTCCGGTTGTTCCTTCAGTACAGGAATGTGCTTGCAATATAGGGAATAAGATTGTTATGGAAAACGAGTTACTTATAGAAGAAATAAAAAAACTTAAAGCCGAAAGGAATGCTGTCATTCTTTCTCACTTTTACACCAGGCGTGAAGTTCAGGAAGTTGCGGACTTTGTCGGGGATTCTCTTTCCCTTTGCAAAGCCGCAGTTGATTCAAAAGCCGATATTATAGTCTTTGCAGGGGTTCACTTCATGGCAGAATCGGCATCAATAATTT
The Methanosarcina thermophila TM-1 genome window above contains:
- the nifU gene encoding Fe-S cluster assembly scaffold protein NifU translates to MDYSLKVMDHFSNPRNMGIIEDSDGVGEVGNAKCGDIMKIYLKVEDNRIVDVKFQTFGCGAAIASSSMATELIKGKTLEEAWKLSNKAVAEALDGLPPIKMHCSMLAEEAIHAAINDYLRKKGLEPWDD
- a CDS encoding transcriptional regulator produces the protein METPCQKIVWDLVPAIRASLAIELVKRGQSQATAAKLLGIAPSAVSQYISGKRGYRIEFQGETKELIEKLAQDLIDNKVSDFVVRICEICVSARGIEKKCNTGCAEEQTDNKAEDKADDKAENQTDDKEDSKENSEE
- the nifS gene encoding cysteine desulfurase NifS → MAIHNCEGENVSTENKAVYMDNSATTPVRKEVVEAMLPYMTENFGNPSSIYEIGKTSKHAINLARKKVADALGAEENEIYFTSGGTESDNWAIKGIAFANRDKGKHIITSSIEHHAVLHTCAWLEGQGFEVTYLPVDKYGMVSPDELRKAIRDDTILISIMFANNEIGTIQPIKEIGEIAKENQIYFHTDAVQAIGHVPIDVKKLNIDLLSLSGHKFEGPKGCGALYIRKGVKIDPLLHGGAQERKRRAGTENVPGIVGLGKAIELATAEIEESNRTLLKLRDRLIEGLLKIPKTHLNGHPTQRLANNVNVTFEYIEGESLLLLLNAKGIYASTGSACNSSSLEPSHVLTACGVPHEIIHGSLRLSLGRMNTSEDVDRVLEVVPEIVQKLRNMSPLTPKEYRTL